In the Kwoniella shandongensis chromosome 1, complete sequence genome, one interval contains:
- a CDS encoding histone H2A, translating to MSSGGKGKSSSDAKSSSRSSKAGLQFPVGRIHRLLKKGNYAQRVGSGAPVYLAAVLEYLAAEILELAGNAARDNKKSRIVPRHLQLAVRNDEELNKLLGSVVISQGGVLPHIMAELLPAKTKGKAKASQEV from the exons ATGTCTTCCGGTGGTAAGGGCAAGTCCTCTTCTGACGCCAAGTCATCTTCCCGATCTTCCAAGGCCGGTCTTCAAT TCCCCGTCGGTCGTATCCACCGTCTCCTCAAGAAGGGTAACTACGCCCAACGAGTCGGTTCCGGTGCCCCCGTCTACCTCGCTGCCGTCCttgagt ACCTCGCCGCTGAGATCCTCGAGCTTGCCGGTAACGCCGCCCGAGACAACAAGAAGTCTCGTATCGTTCCCCGACACTTGCAACTCGCCGTCCGAAACGACGAGGAGCTTAACAAGCTTTTGGGTTCCGTCGTCATCTCTCAAGGTGGTGTCCTTCCTCACATCATGGCCGAGCTTCTCCccgccaag ACCAAGGGAAAGGCCAAGGCTTCTCAGGAGGTTTAA
- a CDS encoding histone H2B yields the protein MAPKSVASKAPASQASKAPAAASKAPAKAAKTSAAPKDGSKKRSKKRVESYSSYIYKVLKQVHPDTGISNKAMAILNSFVSDIFERIASEASKLASYNHRSTISSREIQTSVRLILPGELSKHAISEGTKAVTKYSSSK from the exons ATGGCCCCCAAGTCCGTCGCTTCCAAGGCTCCTGCTTCTCAAGCCTCCAAGGCTCCCGCCGCCGCCTCCAAGGCCCCTGCTAAG GCCGCCAAGACCTCTGCTGCCCCTAAAGACGGTTCCAAGAAGAGGTCCAAGAAGAGGGTCGAGTCTTACTCTTCTTACATCTACAAGGTCCTCAAGCAGGTCCACCCCGACACTGGTATCTC CAACAAGGCCATGGCCATCTTGAACTCTTTCGTCTCTGATATCTTTGAGCGAATCGCTTCCGAGGCCTCCAAGCTCGCTTCTTACAACCACCGAtctaccatctcttcccGAGAGATCCAGACCTCGGTCCGACTTATCCTTCC TGGAGAGCTTTCCAAGCACGCCATCTCTGAGGGTACCAAGGCCGTCACCAAGTACTCTTCCTCCAAGTAA
- a CDS encoding histone H3 → MARTKQTARKSTGGKAPRKQLATKAARKQTSTSAAGGVKKPHRYRPGTVALREIRRYQKSTELLIRKLPFQRLVREIAQDFKTDLRFQSSAVLALQEASEAYLVSLFEDTNLAAIHAKRVTIQPKDLQLARRLRGERS, encoded by the exons ATGGCCCGAACAAAGCAAACCGCACGAAAGTCTACCGGTGGTAAGGCTCCCCGAAAGCAGC TCGCTACCAAGGCTGCCAGGAAGCagacttccacctctgccgctggtggtgtcaagaagcCCCACAGGTACAGGCCCGGTACCGTTGCTCTCCGAGAGATCCGACGATACCAGAA GTCTACCGAGCTCCTCATCAGGAAGCTCCCCTTCCAGCGACTCGTTCGTGAAATCGCTCAGGACTTCAAGACCGACCTCCGATTCCAATCTTCCGCCGTCTTGGCTCTCCAAGAGGCTTCCGAGGCTTacctcgtctccctcttcgagGACACCAACTTGGCCGCCATCCACGCCAAGCGAGTCACCATCCAGCCCAAGGATCTCcaactcgctcgacgactcCGAGGCGAGCGATCTTAA